One Betta splendens chromosome 16, fBetSpl5.4, whole genome shotgun sequence genomic window carries:
- the LOC114843381 gene encoding sialic acid-binding Ig-like lectin 14, translating into MAAIKLPLVIVFLCFTAIHSGASFWTITLPSSVKGLVGSCVVIPCSYNYPDPKKTVSQFTGIWKDQTNQVIYHSDPSKTVQEYKTRTELVGDITRKDCSLKIDPLQQSDQGPFHFRIEIGNYEKYSYEGNRVPIAMISESHPSVSVTQEVVEGHNVTASCSVSHSCPSSPPKFTWSHNGVSHLETQQLKEGQWNLTSTLTFVSTRDDHNKPVKCTVTYKGGLKGEKASSVLKVKFPPEIKTISCSSEGDEVWCVCIVESGPPSTVHFVLSDRVLSNTSTDVHGLATIVTLQAESGSSESVRCVANNALGHVNATFTLPSKVKMPVVYISIGIGAGACLLILFTVVVVIKCRGRAGNAETSNVTTKEEKAVELHYTTTKSGRPTHAPTPPDRDSEDKDEPDYENERCTDDPVYGNMEEDFDDTIYANA; encoded by the exons ATGGCTGCTATAAAACTGCCTTTGGTCATCGTGTTCCTTTGCTTTACAG CTATACACAGCGGAGCCTCGTTTTGGACCATAACGTTACCATCATCAGTTAAAGGTCTGGTTGGATCCTGTGTGGTCATCCCATGCTCGTACAACTACCCAGACCCAAAGAAGACTGTCAGTCAGTTCACTGGAATTTGGAAGGACCAGACGAATCAGGTTATCTATCACTCAGATCCCTCTAAGACTGTGCAGGAATACAAAACACGGACTGAGCTGGTGGGAGACATCACACGAAAGGACTGTTCACTGAAGATCGATCCCCTTCAACAAAGTGACCAAGGGCCGTTTCATTTCAGGATTGAAATAGGAAATTATGAGAAATATTCCTACGAGGGGAATCGTGTCCCCATTGCAATGATTA GTGAATCACatccaagtgtctctgtgacacaGGAAGTAGTGGAGGGTCATAATGTgactgcctcctgctctgtgtctcaCTCCTGTCCTTCGTCTCCTCCTAAATTCACCTGGAGCCACAATGGTGTGTCACATTTGGAGACTCAGCAGCTTAAAGAAGGGCAGTGGAACCTGACATCCACTCTGACCTTTGTCTCCACCAGAGACGACCACAACAAGCCTGTAAAATGCACCGTTACATACAAAGGAGGTCTGAAGGGGGAAAAGGCTTCCAGTGTCCTCAAAGTGAAAT TTCCTCCTGAGATTAAGACcatctcctgctcctcagaggGAGATGAGGTCTGGTGTGTGTGCATCGTGGAGTCCGGGCCTCCCAGCACGGTTCACTTTGTGCTTTCTGATCGAGTCCTGTCGAACACCAGCACTGACGTACACGGCCTCGCTACCATTGTGACTCTGCAGGCAGAGTCTGGCTCCTCAGAGTCTGTCCGCTGTGTGGCAAACAACGCACTGGGCCACGTCAACGCCACATTCACGCTACCGTCTAAAG TCAAGATGCCAGTTGTCTATATTTCTATTGGTATTGGAGCAGGTGCATGTTTGCTGATCCTTTTcacagtagtagtagtcatAAAATG CAGGGGGAGAGCAGGAAATGCAGAAACGTCTAATGTGACGACAAAGGAAGAAAAAGCTGTGGAGCTCCACTACACCACAACTAAAAG TGGAAGACCTACCCATGCACCAACGCCTCCTGACAGAGACAGCGAGGACAA AGATGAACCCGACTATGAAAATGAACGCTGCACTGATGATCCTGTGTACGGCAACATGGAG GAAGACTTTGATGACACCATATATGCCAACGCGTAG